In Salinigranum marinum, one DNA window encodes the following:
- a CDS encoding PQQ-binding-like beta-propeller repeat protein: protein MPSTPRLTRRRLLGAVSSLALGAGCSARPDPSTAPSATATDERASATSATPHSDETPTAGPIDASLAGPWPTFGRDPGNTATTDASGPSAPVDAYWTQQVGNVGLQYPAVGPAGPYVATRRGALVALDASGEERWLRALDDEVVTAPVVTPDRVVVGTVSGTVTAFTPAGEKAWSASLPERLFAPHASDGTVFAATTETVVVAHQSTGVVAFDLAGGGRRWDTALTGRVHRPRVVDGTVYVSTDPQDGDGAVVALSLDDGTERWRATVPRGASVAPTVTETDVYTGTHRGLVLAVDREGRERWRTSVDDWVSTTPVVAADAVWVGTLDGRLFALERDGGRRATYDLELTTPVVRDDVLYAGSGEGVVAFDAADGAVRWRTDVDGHVSPPLRLAGDRLYVGADEGDAYALAVDDGRVRWSFTARPATTPSPVVDDRSVYVEGLSGSLHGIVVESGKDLWRPGLVAGVVGTPAVLAGGVVTGLRNRRLAATAPLDYGDPPRDPVRVTPRPSPTETPVAIDLPQADRRWTTGLGALPTGGVGFADGAAYVPAGGELVRVDAATGRIQWRSNVGSAVGTTPAVGEIANEGRVVVGGADGITAFGTAEGRRRWHVETPAAVRSSPAVRDGRVVVGGDDSVVRALALGDGTERWRVETGGPVLSSPAVSSGMAFVGSDDGVVRGFALADGTERWRVETDGPVRSSPAVADGTVFVGSRDRHLYALAAADGSVRWRHELDNWVDGSPAVAHGAVFVTDQSGACHCLATSTDG, encoded by the coding sequence ATGCCCTCCACCCCGCGACTCACGCGCAGACGACTCCTCGGAGCCGTCTCGAGCCTCGCGCTCGGGGCGGGCTGTAGCGCGCGTCCGGACCCGTCGACTGCACCGTCGGCGACGGCGACCGACGAGCGGGCCTCGGCGACCAGTGCGACGCCGCACAGCGACGAGACGCCCACCGCGGGTCCCATCGACGCGAGCCTCGCCGGGCCGTGGCCGACGTTCGGCCGCGACCCCGGTAACACGGCGACGACCGACGCGTCGGGGCCGAGCGCCCCCGTGGACGCCTACTGGACCCAACAGGTCGGGAACGTCGGCCTCCAGTATCCGGCCGTCGGCCCCGCAGGCCCGTACGTCGCGACGCGCCGCGGCGCGCTCGTCGCACTCGACGCGAGCGGTGAGGAACGCTGGCTTCGGGCGCTCGACGACGAGGTCGTCACGGCCCCGGTCGTGACGCCGGACCGCGTCGTCGTCGGCACGGTCTCGGGCACCGTCACCGCCTTCACGCCCGCCGGCGAGAAAGCGTGGTCCGCGAGCCTCCCCGAGAGACTGTTCGCGCCGCACGCCTCCGACGGTACCGTCTTTGCCGCGACGACCGAGACGGTCGTCGTCGCTCACCAGTCCACGGGCGTCGTGGCGTTCGACCTCGCGGGCGGCGGCCGCCGCTGGGACACGGCGCTGACGGGGCGCGTCCACCGTCCGCGGGTGGTCGACGGGACGGTGTACGTGAGTACGGACCCCCAGGACGGCGACGGCGCGGTCGTCGCGCTCTCGTTGGACGACGGCACGGAGCGGTGGCGAGCGACCGTCCCACGAGGGGCGTCCGTCGCCCCGACCGTCACCGAGACGGACGTCTACACCGGCACACACCGGGGCTTAGTTCTCGCGGTCGACCGCGAGGGACGCGAGCGCTGGCGGACCTCTGTCGACGACTGGGTGAGCACGACGCCGGTCGTCGCCGCCGACGCGGTCTGGGTGGGAACGCTCGACGGCCGACTGTTCGCGCTCGAACGCGACGGAGGGCGGCGGGCCACGTACGACCTCGAACTGACGACGCCCGTCGTCCGTGACGACGTCCTCTACGCCGGGAGCGGTGAGGGCGTCGTCGCGTTCGACGCGGCCGACGGCGCGGTCCGGTGGCGGACGGACGTCGATGGCCACGTCAGCCCGCCGCTCCGTCTCGCCGGCGACCGGCTCTACGTCGGCGCGGACGAGGGCGACGCCTACGCGCTCGCGGTCGACGACGGGCGCGTGCGGTGGTCGTTCACCGCTCGCCCCGCGACGACGCCGAGCCCGGTCGTCGACGACCGCTCCGTCTACGTCGAGGGGCTCTCGGGCTCCCTCCACGGCATCGTCGTCGAGAGCGGCAAAGACCTCTGGCGCCCCGGGCTCGTGGCCGGCGTCGTCGGCACGCCGGCGGTGCTCGCGGGTGGGGTCGTCACCGGCCTCCGGAACCGGCGACTGGCCGCGACCGCGCCGCTGGACTACGGCGACCCCCCGCGCGACCCGGTTCGGGTGACGCCGCGGCCGTCGCCGACGGAGACGCCCGTCGCGATCGACCTCCCGCAGGCCGACCGACGCTGGACGACGGGGCTCGGGGCGCTGCCGACCGGCGGGGTTGGGTTCGCCGACGGGGCCGCGTACGTCCCCGCGGGCGGCGAACTCGTCCGTGTCGACGCCGCCACGGGGCGCATCCAGTGGCGGTCGAACGTGGGCAGTGCGGTGGGGACGACGCCGGCGGTCGGCGAGATAGCGAACGAGGGGCGAGTCGTGGTCGGCGGTGCCGACGGCATCACGGCGTTCGGGACCGCCGAGGGCCGCCGGCGGTGGCACGTGGAGACGCCGGCGGCGGTGCGGAGCAGTCCCGCCGTTCGTGACGGCCGCGTCGTGGTCGGGGGCGACGACAGCGTCGTTCGCGCGCTCGCGCTCGGCGACGGGACCGAACGGTGGCGTGTCGAGACCGGTGGCCCCGTCCTGAGCAGTCCGGCGGTCAGTTCAGGTATGGCGTTCGTCGGGAGCGACGACGGCGTCGTCCGCGGGTTCGCGCTCGCGGATGGAACCGAACGCTGGCGGGTCGAGACCGACGGCCCGGTCCGAAGCAGTCCAGCGGTCGCCGACGGCACGGTGTTCGTCGGGAGCCGCGACCGTCACCTGTACGCGCTGGCGGCCGCCGACGGCTCGGTGCGGTGGCGACACGAACTCGACAACTGGGTCGACGGCTCCCCCGCCGTGGCCCACGGTGCCGTCTTCGTCACCGACCAGTCGGGAGCGTGTCACTGCCTGGCGACCAGCACGGACGGGTGA
- the queC gene encoding 7-cyano-7-deazaguanine synthase QueC produces the protein MDERADPAAEKRAVVLLSGGMDSATTAYEARDRGYELFVLHTSYGQRTETKEYDCARRLADDLAARDFLHVETDHLGRIGGSSLTDEAMDVTDADPASEETPSSYVPFRNANLLSMAVSYAEARDCDAVFVGAHSEDYAGYPDCRPEFFAAFEAMVDVGTKPETTVSIEVPFVRDSKTDIARRGLELGVPFGHTWSCYRDEEPACGTCDSCAFRLRAFQALGTEDPISYAERPTYVG, from the coding sequence ATGGACGAACGTGCGGACCCCGCCGCCGAAAAACGCGCAGTCGTGCTCCTCTCGGGTGGGATGGACAGCGCGACGACGGCCTACGAGGCCCGCGACCGGGGCTACGAGCTGTTCGTCCTCCACACCTCCTACGGCCAGCGGACCGAGACGAAGGAGTACGACTGCGCCCGCCGCTTGGCGGACGATCTCGCGGCCCGCGACTTCCTGCACGTCGAGACGGATCACCTCGGACGCATCGGGGGGTCGAGCCTCACGGACGAGGCGATGGACGTGACCGACGCCGATCCCGCGAGCGAGGAGACCCCCTCGTCGTACGTCCCGTTCCGCAACGCCAACCTCCTCTCGATGGCGGTGTCGTACGCCGAAGCCCGCGACTGTGACGCGGTGTTCGTCGGCGCGCACTCGGAGGACTACGCCGGCTACCCCGACTGCCGTCCCGAGTTCTTCGCGGCGTTCGAGGCGATGGTCGACGTCGGAACGAAGCCGGAGACGACCGTCTCGATCGAGGTACCGTTCGTCCGCGACTCGAAGACCGACATCGCCCGCCGAGGGCTCGAACTCGGTGTCCCGTTCGGACACACCTGGTCGTGTTACCGCGACGAGGAGCCGGCCTGCGGCACCTGTGACTCCTGTGCGTTTCGACTGCGGGCGTTTCAGGCGCTCGGAACGGAGGATCCGATCAGCTACGCCGAACGGCCGACGTACGTCGGCTGA
- a CDS encoding 7-carboxy-7-deazaguanine synthase QueE has product MPVSSDADAVGRETDPDRPSLPINELFYSLQGEGILAGTPSVFVRTSGCNLRCWFCDSYHTSWEPTGAWRTVDELLDRIDAFDADHVVLTGGEPLVHDAAGNLLARLQGRYHTTVETNGTLAPDVPIDLVSISPKLASSTPTPDRPPAGGDADVGTWAERHDHLRVDLAALATLVERHAFQLKFVVTGPEDLPEIDSLVDRLRDAASVPIRGHDVLLMPEGTTREAFSARRATVADLALEHGYRYTPRLHVDLWNDAPKT; this is encoded by the coding sequence ATGCCGGTCTCCTCGGACGCCGACGCGGTTGGGCGAGAGACGGACCCCGACCGTCCGTCGCTCCCGATCAACGAACTGTTCTATTCGCTCCAGGGCGAAGGGATCCTCGCCGGCACGCCCTCCGTGTTCGTCCGCACCAGCGGCTGTAACCTCCGTTGTTGGTTCTGCGACTCGTATCACACCTCTTGGGAGCCGACGGGCGCGTGGCGCACCGTCGACGAACTACTAGACCGGATCGACGCGTTCGACGCCGACCACGTCGTCCTGACGGGCGGCGAACCGCTCGTCCACGACGCCGCGGGCAACCTCCTGGCTCGGCTCCAGGGGCGCTACCACACGACCGTCGAGACGAACGGGACCCTCGCGCCCGACGTTCCGATCGACCTCGTCTCCATCAGCCCGAAACTGGCCTCGTCGACGCCGACGCCTGATCGACCGCCGGCCGGCGGCGACGCGGACGTCGGGACGTGGGCCGAGCGGCACGACCACCTGCGCGTCGACCTCGCGGCGCTGGCGACGCTCGTCGAGCGCCACGCGTTTCAGCTGAAGTTCGTCGTCACGGGCCCCGAGGACCTCCCCGAGATCGACTCGCTGGTCGACCGCCTCCGCGACGCCGCGAGCGTCCCCATCCGCGGCCACGACGTGCTCCTCATGCCCGAAGGGACGACCCGAGAGGCGTTCTCGGCCCGTCGGGCGACGGTCGCCGACCTCGCCCTCGAACACGGCTACCGGTACACCCCGCGACTGCACGTCGATCTCTGGAACGACGCGCCCAAAACCTGA
- a CDS encoding 6-pyruvoyl tetrahydropterin synthase family protein, whose product MNRRVPKESSEPSTLADAGERVLHVGRDRPIRISAGHRLQHHDGKCARPHGHNYEISVTVHGELSAEGWVVDKGDVTDVVDEWDHRFLLEAGDPLVEAFEASGDGDALIVLDAPPTAEVMSVVLERRLEARLPDTVTAVAVEVRETAELCARS is encoded by the coding sequence ATGAACCGAAGAGTACCAAAAGAGAGTTCCGAGCCGTCGACGCTCGCCGACGCGGGCGAGCGGGTCCTCCACGTCGGGCGCGACCGGCCGATCCGCATCAGCGCGGGCCACCGGCTCCAGCACCACGACGGCAAGTGTGCCCGGCCGCACGGGCACAACTACGAGATCTCGGTCACGGTCCACGGCGAACTCTCGGCTGAGGGCTGGGTCGTCGACAAGGGCGACGTCACCGACGTCGTCGACGAGTGGGACCACCGGTTTCTCCTCGAGGCCGGCGATCCGCTCGTAGAGGCGTTCGAGGCCAGCGGCGACGGTGACGCGCTGATCGTTCTCGACGCGCCACCGACCGCCGAGGTGATGAGCGTCGTCCTCGAACGGCGGCTCGAAGCCCGGTTGCCCGACACGGTCACGGCGGTCGCCGTCGAGGTGCGCGAGACGGCCGAACTCTGCGCGCGGTCCTGA
- a CDS encoding thioesterase family protein: MGDSDLHYHATVDVRYSDLDTFGHVNNAAYATLCEEARVHYFRDVLDLGVHEISFVVARLELDYERAIPDVGEATVAVGITDFGRTSFTMGYELRYEGKPVATAETVQVAVDDDGRAIEVPDSWRERVAAARSDAA; this comes from the coding sequence ATGGGCGACTCCGACCTCCACTACCACGCCACGGTCGACGTGCGGTACTCCGACCTCGACACGTTCGGCCACGTCAACAACGCCGCCTACGCCACCCTCTGTGAGGAGGCTCGCGTCCACTACTTCCGGGACGTACTGGACCTGGGCGTCCACGAGATCAGCTTCGTCGTCGCGCGGCTCGAACTCGACTACGAGCGCGCGATCCCTGACGTCGGCGAAGCCACGGTCGCGGTCGGCATCACCGACTTCGGTCGGACGAGCTTCACTATGGGGTACGAACTCCGCTACGAGGGGAAGCCCGTCGCGACCGCCGAGACCGTCCAGGTCGCCGTCGACGACGACGGACGGGCGATCGAGGTCCCCGACTCGTGGCGCGAGCGGGTCGCCGCCGCGCGCTCGGACGCCGCCTGA
- a CDS encoding 2Fe-2S iron-sulfur cluster binding domain-containing protein: MSDARDGDGGEDGDTDARVSVVVRHADGETTLRVRRGRILRDVLREHGLSPYTRLTERANCGGRGLCATCGVRLRVGPDPHHWHDRLAARFGYPRLSCQVRVEEAMVVELDEEKHVWGRRESK; the protein is encoded by the coding sequence GTGAGCGACGCTCGTGACGGCGACGGCGGCGAGGACGGCGACACGGACGCGCGGGTCTCGGTCGTCGTTCGGCACGCCGACGGCGAGACCACGCTCAGGGTTCGTCGTGGCCGGATCCTCCGCGACGTACTCCGTGAGCACGGCCTCTCGCCGTACACCCGGCTGACCGAGCGGGCGAACTGCGGGGGTCGTGGCCTCTGTGCGACCTGTGGCGTCCGGCTCCGGGTGGGCCCCGATCCCCACCACTGGCACGACCGACTCGCCGCCCGGTTCGGCTACCCGCGACTGTCGTGTCAGGTCCGCGTCGAGGAGGCGATGGTCGTCGAACTCGACGAGGAAAAACACGTGTGGGGCCGGCGGGAGTCGAAGTGA
- a CDS encoding site-specific integrase has product MTDLEPISPSEAVDLYLSHRSGSVRQKTIEAHGYRLKQFREWIEAEELTNLNDLTGRDIERYFQSRRDAGVRETTIRGNSYTYRAFLSYCEAIEAVESGLSDKVLIPSLSRRELSRDHALEPERVQEVLEHLERFEYASLQHVLVALLFHIGCRLGGLRALDVDDYHPDEQFATFVHRPETKTPLKNGVEGERAVHLSEEIVELVEDYRRVTRSDVVDDYGRRPLVATRYGRVSESAVRHSMYRVTRPCTLGVACPHDRDVDECEALDSGYESRCPSSRSPHDVRSAAIMHMRSLGIPPDVVSECVNATREVIELHYDERTDVERMETRRSHLEVL; this is encoded by the coding sequence ATGACCGACCTCGAACCCATCTCGCCGAGTGAGGCGGTCGACCTGTATCTCTCTCACCGGTCGGGGAGCGTCCGTCAGAAGACGATCGAGGCCCACGGCTACCGGCTGAAGCAGTTCCGCGAGTGGATAGAGGCGGAGGAGCTCACGAACCTGAACGACCTCACCGGGCGTGACATCGAGCGGTACTTCCAGAGCCGTCGCGACGCCGGCGTTCGCGAGACGACGATCCGCGGGAACTCCTACACCTACCGAGCATTCCTGAGCTACTGCGAGGCGATCGAGGCCGTCGAGTCGGGTCTCTCGGACAAGGTGCTGATCCCCTCACTTTCTCGTCGAGAGCTCTCACGAGACCACGCGCTCGAACCGGAGCGGGTTCAGGAAGTCCTCGAACACCTGGAACGGTTCGAGTACGCGTCGCTTCAGCACGTCCTGGTTGCCCTGCTGTTCCACATCGGCTGTCGACTCGGCGGCCTCCGCGCGCTCGACGTCGACGACTACCACCCGGACGAGCAGTTCGCGACGTTCGTCCATCGGCCGGAGACAAAGACGCCGCTCAAGAATGGTGTCGAAGGTGAGCGAGCAGTCCACCTCTCCGAGGAGATCGTTGAGCTCGTCGAGGACTACCGACGGGTGACCCGGTCGGACGTCGTCGACGACTACGGTCGACGGCCGCTCGTCGCGACGCGCTACGGACGCGTGTCGGAGTCGGCTGTTCGCCACTCGATGTACCGGGTGACTCGGCCCTGTACCCTGGGAGTCGCGTGTCCACATGACCGAGACGTGGACGAGTGCGAAGCACTCGACAGCGGGTACGAGTCTCGGTGTCCGAGCTCTCGGTCCCCCCATGACGTCCGGTCGGCCGCTATCATGCACATGCGGTCGCTCGGGATCCCGCCGGACGTCGTCTCCGAGTGCGTGAACGCCACCCGAGAGGTCATCGAGCTTCACTACGACGAGCGGACGGACGTCGAGCGGATGGAGACCCGACGGTCGCACTTGGAGGTGCTCTGA
- a CDS encoding MarR family transcriptional regulator, with protein sequence MRYSGRWMSIVDDRILEYIHENGSGSPKKMKEEGKIRYTPQYVAERCRELTKHDLLQHLGNGVYVITEKGEAYLAGDLDTGEVDEDGSGSERPASA encoded by the coding sequence ATGCGCTACTCTGGGAGGTGGATGTCTATTGTGGATGACAGAATATTAGAATATATCCACGAGAACGGTTCTGGTTCCCCTAAAAAGATGAAAGAGGAGGGTAAGATACGCTACACACCTCAGTATGTGGCCGAGCGTTGTCGTGAATTGACAAAACACGATCTTCTCCAACATCTCGGGAATGGCGTCTACGTGATCACAGAGAAGGGAGAAGCGTATCTCGCGGGTGACCTCGATACGGGAGAGGTAGACGAAGACGGATCGGGAAGCGAGCGGCCGGCGAGCGCGTAA
- a CDS encoding AbrB/MazE/SpoVT family DNA-binding domain-containing protein, whose amino-acid sequence MATDESSEATDETTVNENYAATIPARVRERVDVQPGDKIRWTATEEGQLRVEVVKQRYGVWEDAEPQSLGEVTEEDIDAMGIDTSD is encoded by the coding sequence ATGGCAACCGACGAGAGTAGCGAAGCGACGGATGAAACCACCGTCAACGAGAACTACGCCGCGACGATTCCCGCCCGTGTCCGGGAGCGCGTCGACGTCCAACCGGGAGACAAGATTCGGTGGACGGCGACCGAGGAAGGACAGCTCCGTGTGGAGGTCGTGAAACAACGATACGGCGTCTGGGAAGACGCCGAACCGCAGAGCCTCGGTGAGGTGACCGAGGAGGACATCGACGCGATGGGAATCGACACGAGCGACTGA
- a CDS encoding type II toxin-antitoxin system VapC family toxin has translation MRAALLDSNVIIYARNSDSGERHERSLEIVKGIDRGELPTAHVTDYVVAETLNLMHSRDAHRLGEETYDLLYDSAGFEIRHTAKNDFTEGVRLYRRHEKLSFVDCILAAYMDRVGLEYIYTLDGEFDRLDWVTRLSTADNPFS, from the coding sequence ATGCGGGCGGCACTTCTCGATTCGAACGTCATCATCTACGCCCGAAACAGCGACTCCGGGGAGCGACACGAGCGGTCGCTAGAGATCGTCAAAGGAATCGACCGGGGTGAGCTGCCGACGGCCCACGTGACGGACTACGTAGTTGCAGAGACGCTGAATCTGATGCACAGCCGAGACGCTCACCGACTCGGTGAGGAGACGTACGATCTACTGTATGACAGCGCCGGATTCGAAATCCGACACACCGCGAAGAACGACTTCACCGAGGGCGTGCGGCTGTACCGTCGTCACGAGAAGCTGTCGTTCGTTGACTGCATTCTGGCCGCGTACATGGACCGAGTCGGGCTTGAGTACATCTACACCTTGGACGGGGAGTTTGACCGTCTCGACTGGGTGACTCGGCTATCGACGGCCGACAATCCGTTTTCCTAG
- a CDS encoding polysaccharide transporter produces MILPTQALLVLLGRRRRALEETDVSLEGDEWGRYRKRPVVIDAKQLTQRVEIDTREGTVVGEAGDYLIVGVEGEIYPCGREIFEKTYEEV; encoded by the coding sequence ATGATCCTGCCGACACAGGCGCTGCTGGTGCTGCTCGGTCGTCGACGACGCGCCCTCGAAGAGACCGACGTCTCCCTTGAGGGAGACGAGTGGGGTCGCTACCGGAAGCGCCCCGTCGTGATCGACGCGAAGCAGCTCACCCAGCGCGTCGAAATCGACACGCGGGAAGGAACGGTCGTCGGAGAGGCCGGCGACTACCTGATCGTGGGTGTTGAGGGCGAAATCTACCCATGCGGACGGGAGATTTTCGAGAAGACCTACGAGGAAGTGTGA
- a CDS encoding IS4 family transposase, whose product MFKTLSPNLIRRRLTSLFPAAVIEDIARERDVVQRHRTIDITMLVWTLIMGFAVDGEARTIAGFQRAYSAATNQTVARSSFYDRFTPALATLLSDLLEHALEEVAVPHTIAPQFELFREVLIADATVFRLHRLLSEFPATHADQSGAKLHLVHNATTQTIEQFQLTDECTHESSQLRTGSWLRGRLVLFDLGFYNFRRFALIEENGGFFLTRLKSNANPLIVGERRKWRGRAISLPGRRLQDVLSDLTREIIDVTVEISFKRRAYAGKESTDSMEVRVVGVRNEDTDDYHLYVTNLPDAFTPRQIAALYGLRWEVELLFRELKSLYGLEKFQTSDPAIVHLLVVAALLTLTVSRALLGVFQELFPETVFPRERWAKTFRSFAQLILEDLAQSLGHPPPNLSELMFRDARQPEKSRLLLSERVAEAFMRRSNA is encoded by the coding sequence GTGTTCAAGACGCTCTCCCCGAACCTCATACGACGGCGGCTCACTTCCCTGTTTCCAGCAGCGGTTATCGAAGACATCGCGCGCGAGCGCGATGTCGTCCAACGCCACCGGACAATCGACATCACGATGCTCGTCTGGACGCTCATCATGGGCTTCGCCGTCGACGGCGAAGCCCGCACTATCGCCGGGTTTCAGCGGGCTTACTCCGCAGCGACCAACCAGACTGTTGCCCGCTCCAGTTTTTACGACCGGTTCACACCAGCACTTGCGACACTGTTGAGCGACCTCCTCGAGCACGCTCTCGAGGAGGTCGCGGTTCCCCACACGATCGCTCCCCAGTTCGAGTTGTTTCGTGAGGTGTTGATCGCCGATGCAACCGTCTTCCGGTTGCATCGGCTCCTCAGCGAGTTTCCGGCGACTCACGCGGATCAGTCCGGCGCGAAGCTTCACCTCGTCCATAACGCGACGACACAGACGATCGAGCAGTTCCAGCTCACCGACGAATGCACCCACGAGAGCAGCCAGCTCCGCACGGGGAGCTGGCTGCGAGGCCGGTTGGTGCTGTTCGATCTCGGGTTCTACAATTTCCGTCGGTTCGCGTTGATCGAGGAAAACGGTGGGTTCTTCCTGACACGGCTGAAGTCGAACGCGAACCCGTTGATCGTCGGAGAACGGCGGAAATGGCGCGGGCGCGCCATTTCCTTGCCAGGACGTCGCCTCCAGGACGTCCTGAGTGACCTCACACGGGAGATAATCGATGTGACCGTGGAGATCTCGTTCAAGCGGCGAGCATACGCTGGGAAGGAGTCAACCGATTCGATGGAGGTTCGCGTCGTCGGTGTCCGCAACGAGGACACCGACGACTACCATCTGTACGTCACAAATCTCCCCGACGCGTTCACTCCGAGGCAGATCGCGGCCCTGTACGGGTTGCGGTGGGAAGTGGAGTTGCTGTTCCGGGAACTGAAGTCGCTGTATGGGCTGGAGAAGTTCCAGACGAGTGATCCAGCGATCGTCCACCTGTTGGTGGTGGCGGCTCTGCTGACACTGACGGTCAGCAGAGCCTTGCTCGGCGTGTTTCAAGAGCTGTTTCCAGAGACGGTGTTCCCCCGTGAGCGCTGGGCGAAGACCTTCCGGTCTTTCGCCCAGCTCATCCTCGAAGATCTGGCACAGTCGCTCGGACATCCACCGCCGAATCTGTCGGAGCTGATGTTTCGTGACGCCCGCCAACCAGAGAAATCGCGGCTCTTACTCAGCGAACGAGTGGCTGAGGCCTTCATGAGGCGATCCAATGCTTAA
- a CDS encoding class I SAM-dependent methyltransferase yields MTSRDESAWDADRYDDQCAFVYEYGESVTDLLDLDAGDRVLDLGCGTGQLSRQLSDRAVDVVGVDSATGMIDRARDRHGEIEGLRFVHADARELSAAFGDSAGAFDAVFSNAALHWIPGPDHDAVLAGVARLLRPGGAFVAELGGRGNVASIVEAAAEELAARGYDCESPWYFPSIGEYAPRLESHALEVQRAHLFDRPTELDAGEDGLGGWLAMFGDDLLDPVPDGEYDAVVAGIAARLRDDRFREGTWVADYRRLRFRAVNRPSY; encoded by the coding sequence ATGACGAGTCGGGACGAGTCGGCGTGGGACGCCGACCGCTACGACGACCAGTGTGCGTTCGTCTACGAGTACGGCGAGAGCGTGACCGACCTGCTCGATCTCGACGCGGGCGATCGCGTCCTCGACCTCGGCTGTGGCACCGGCCAGCTCTCGCGACAGCTGTCCGACCGCGCTGTCGACGTCGTCGGCGTCGACAGCGCCACCGGGATGATCGATCGGGCGCGCGACCGCCACGGGGAGATCGAAGGCCTCCGTTTCGTCCACGCTGACGCCCGCGAGCTCTCGGCGGCGTTCGGCGACTCGGCCGGCGCGTTCGACGCGGTGTTCTCCAACGCCGCGCTCCACTGGATCCCGGGCCCCGATCACGACGCCGTCCTCGCCGGGGTCGCCCGACTGCTCCGCCCCGGCGGCGCGTTCGTCGCCGAACTCGGCGGGCGCGGCAACGTCGCGAGCATCGTCGAGGCGGCGGCCGAAGAGCTCGCCGCCCGGGGGTACGACTGCGAGAGCCCGTGGTACTTCCCGAGCATCGGGGAGTACGCCCCCCGGCTGGAGTCGCACGCTCTAGAAGTCCAGCGGGCGCACCTGTTCGACCGACCGACCGAACTCGACGCGGGCGAGGACGGGCTGGGTGGGTGGCTCGCGATGTTCGGTGACGACCTCCTCGACCCGGTCCCCGACGGGGAGTACGACGCGGTCGTCGCGGGCATCGCGGCGCGCCTGCGCGACGACCGCTTTCGCGAGGGGACGTGGGTCGCGGACTACCGGCGACTCCGGTTCCGTGCGGTGAACCGCCCGTCGTACTGA